In a genomic window of Zingiber officinale cultivar Zhangliang chromosome 9B, Zo_v1.1, whole genome shotgun sequence:
- the LOC122023771 gene encoding T-complex protein 1 subunit delta-like, with protein sequence MAAAAAVLRAPSSKTESYVDTKRRDDVRQANIIAASAIADAVRTSLGPKGMDKMISSANGEVIITNDGATILNKMEVIQPAAKMLVDLSRSQDAAAGDGTTTVVVLAGSLLKRSLSLLSAGVHPTAVSDALHRLSIRAVEVLHSMAIPLDLSNRDALVKSAATSLNSKVVSQYSSLLAPLAVDAVLSVVDPAQPDIVDLRDVKIVKKLGGTVDDTELVKGLVFDKKVSHSAGGPTRVENAKIAVVQFQISPPKTDIEQSIVVSDYTQMDRILREERNYILGMVKKIKATGCNVLLIQKSILRDAVTDLSLHYLAKAKILVVKDVERDEIEFITKTLNCLPIANIEHFREDKLGFANCVEEVSVGDGKIVKITGIKDMGRTTTVLVRGSNQLVLDEAERSLHDALCVVRCLVNKKFLIAGGGAPEIEMSRQLGAWAKELKGMESYSIKEFAEALEVIPYTLAENAGLNSIAIVTELRNRHAQGEINSGINVRKGQITNILEENVVQPLLVSTSAITLAAECVRMILKIDDVVIVR encoded by the exons ATGGCAGCCGCCGCCGCCGTCCTTCGGGCTCCCTCGTCGAAGACGGAGAGTTACGTGGACACAAAGCGGCGTGACGATGTCCGGCAGGCGAACATCATTGCCGCCTCCGCCATCGCCGATGCCGTGCGAACTAGCCTTGGGCCCAAGGGAATGGACAAGATGATCTCCTCCGCCAACGGCGAGGTTATCATCACGAACGACGGCGCCACTATTCTTAACAAGATGGAGGTCATCCAGCCCGCCGCCAAGATGCTCGTCGATCTATCCCGTTCGCAGGACGCCGCTGCCGGCGACGGCACGACGACTGTGGTCGTACTGGCAGGATCCCTCCTAAAGCGCTCCCTTTCCCTCCTCTCCGCCGGTGTGCACCCTACCGCGGTCTCCGACGCCCTTCACCGCTTGTCCATCCGCGCCGTAGAAGTCCTCCACAGTATGGCCATACCGCTTGATCTCTCCAATCGCGATGCCCTTGTGAAATCCGCCGCTACCTCCCTCAACAGCAAGGTCGTTAGTCAGTATTCCTCCCTTCTGGCCCCCTTGGCGGTTGATGCTGTCCTCTCCGTGGTCGACCCTGCACAACCGGACATTGTCGATCTCCGCGATGTGAAGATAGTGAAGAAACTCGGGGGCACTGTTGATGACACGGAGCTAGTCAAAGGTCTCGTCTTTGATAAGAAGGTCAGCCATTCGGCTGGCGGCCCAACTCGGGTTGAGAATGCTAAGATTGCTGTCGTACAGTTTCAGATTTCTCCACCAAAGACTGACATTGAGCAGAGCATCGTGGTCTCCGACTACACCCAGATGGACCGGATCCTACGCGAAGAACGGAATTATATCCTGGGGATGGTTAAGAAGATCAAAGCAACAGGATGTAATGTGCTTCTTATCCAAAAAAGCATTCTGAGAGATGCTGTGACTGATCTCTCACTGCACTACCTGGCCAAGGCGAAGATTCTGGTGGTAAAGGATGTGGAAAGAGATGAGATTGAATTTATCACAAAAACTTTGAACTGCCTGCCAATTGCTAACATTGAGCACTTCCGAGAAGACAAGCTAGGTTTTGCAAACTGCGTCGAGGAAGTGTCAGTCGGGGATGGAAAAATTGTAAAGATAACAGGAATCAAAGACATGGGAAGGACAACAACTGTGCTTGTTCGAGGATCAAACCAGCTGGTTCTTGATGAGGCAGAACGCAGTCTCCATGATGCCCTTTGTGTTGTCAG ATGCTTGGTAAATAAGAAATTTCTGATTGCTGGTGGGGGTGCGCCTGAAATTGAAATGTCCAGGCAGCTTGGAGCCTGGGCAAAAGAGCTCAAAGGTATGGAAAGTTACAGCATAAAGGAGTTCGCAGAAGCGCTCGAGGTCATTCCCTACACATTGGCCGAAAACGCCGGCCTTAACTCGATAGCCATCGTCACGGAGCTCAGGAACCGGCATGCCCAGGGCGAGATCAACTCTGGAATCAATGTGAGGAAGGGGCAAATCACAAACATCCTGGAGGAGAATGTCGTGCAGCCGTTATTAGTTAGCACGAGCGCGATTACACTGGCAGCCGAGTGTGTGAGGATGATTTTGAAGATCGACGACGTTGTCATTGTGAGGTAA